TGGTAGAGCAGCAAGCCCTCGGACTTCCGGTCTTTCGGAATGTAGCCGACGCCCGCGTCGACCATGTCGGAGACCGTCGGACTCTGCAATGTGGTGCCGTCGACGGATATCGAACCGTGGACCGTGTCGAGGTCTCCGGCAAGTAGGCGGCCCAACCGCTGCTTGCCCGAGCCCTCGACACCGACGATGCCGAATATCTCCCCCTCGCGGACTGAGAAGGATACCGGACCGACTGTGTCTTCGTGGACCACTTCCTTGACGGTCATCGTCGTCTCGCCGAGGTCGGCCTCGCGCTGTTGGTCGGGGACTCGGTAGTACTCGTCGGCGGTCTCCCGGCCGACCATCGCCTGCTGCAGCGAATCCGTGGTTGCGTCGGCCGCGGTGGTGTCGTCGACGCGCTCCCCGTCCTTGAGGACGTAGATGCGGTCGGATATCTGCAACACCTCGTCGAGTTCGTGGGAGACGAAGACGAACGTTGCCCGGTCTCGCAGGTCGTTCACGAGGTCGAAGAGGATCTTCCGGCCGCTTTCCTCCAGCCCGGCTGTCGGCTCGTCCAGTAGGATGACGGGATTCTCGGACTTCTGGGAGACGTGGAACGCCTTCGCGATCTCGAGCATCTGGCGCTCGTTGAACGTGTAGTTGCGCACGCGCTCGTCCACGTCGATGTTGATGCCCAGGTCGTCGACGAAGGCCTGGGCCTCCTCGCGCATCTGTTCTTTCTTGAGGACCCCAAACTGCTCCATCTCCCGCCCGAGGTAGAGGTTCTCGTACCCCCGCATGGTCGTGATAACGTCCTGTTCTTGGTGGACGAGCGAGACGCCGTAGTTCGCCGCTTCACGCGGATTCGTGAACGTGACCGCTTCCCCGTCGACGTACAGCTGGCCCTCGTCGGCCTCCAACACGCCGGTTAGGATGTTCAGCAGCGTGCTCTTGCCCGCACCGTTCTCTCCGACTAGACCGATGACCTCGCCGTGGTCGACTGCCAGCGACACGTCTTTGAGAGCCTGCACGTGGCGAAACGACTTCGAGATACCCTCGACACGGAAGCTGTGGTCGTTCCCGCCAGTCGGGCTGGCTCGGTCCGCGTTTATCTCCTCTGTGTATGTCTCTGATGCCATGGGGGTGTGTGATGAAAGTTACTTGAGCGGGTTCGATTGGAATTGATCGCTGTACAGTTGGGTCGTTTCCTCTTGGGTGGCCTCGTCGGTGTAGACGCCCGGCAGGCTGTAATCGTTTGGCTTGTCCGCCTCCTTCCAGTCGAGGACCTCCTTCATGTCCGCGAGATTCATCGGCTGCATATCGATCTGGGGGTCCCAGGCGTCCTCACCGGCCTCGACGACGGACATCTTCGTCCAGTCGTAGGGTGTCTCACCCGAGAAGATCGCGTCGTTGTAGTCGGCCGCGTCGACGACCGGGAGTCGGTCGATCGTGTCGATCCACTCGTCGGGATTTTTGACACAGACCGGCGCGTTGAACGACATCATCTTCTCTGTGGGGCTGAGCGTGTGCCCGTTGATGTAGTCGTGGCACTTCGCGACCGACCAGCCGGCCTGCCACGGCCCCATGCCCGAGACGGTGCCGGTCATCCGGTCCTCGGCGATGGCCGCAAGTCCGGGCTCGCTGGCGTCGATGCCGACGACGGGCACGTCGATGTCGTTCTCCTCAAGGATAGTGAGTCCACCCAGCGCGACGGCGTCGTTCTGGCCGAAGTAGCCGCCGATCTCGTCGCCGAACTGGGAGACCTTGTCGTTCATGACCGAGCGGGCGTCCGAGCGGATCCAGTTGCCCGGTTGGCGTGGCCCCGCCATCTCGATATCGGGATACTCCTCCATCGCCAAGTCGACACCCTTGTTCCGGCCGATGTTCGGGGCCGTCCCTCGGTTTCCCTCGATGTGGACGAACGTCCCGCTGCCGCCCATCGACTCGAACAGCATCTTCGCGGCGCTGTACGCGTGGTTGACGAAGTGGGGTGTAAAGAACGTCACGTACTCCTTGCCGGCGTCCTGCGGGACGTACCAGTCGGCGATGGTGACCGCAAGCACGCCCGGAGTGCCCGATTCCACCAGCGTCTCCGCGAGCGTGATTGCGGCGGCGTTAGTGTAGGTCTGCCCGGCGATGAAGTCCGCGTTGTTCGACACCGCCGTGTCGAACTGCTGTTGCTGTGTCTGGACTTCGCCGTTGTTGGTCTGGACGTTCGTCTCGTAGCCGAAGGCCTCGCAAGCCTCGAGGTACCCCTTCTCCCAACTGAGCCAGTAGGAGTTCTGTCGGTTGGCGATGGATCCCATCGAAGTCAACGAGCCGCCAGACCCGCCTGAACTGCCCGAGGACGTCGATGACCCATCACCACTCGAGCCACCGTCGCCCGAGCCACCTACACATCCCGCTAGACCACCCAGTGCGATCGTGGCCCCACCAACGGCGGTTTTCTCGATGAACCGGCGCCTTGACTGGTTACTGCTATCTCGTGGCATGTTTGCGTCACTGTGATTTCGTGAGTCCTCCGATATATAGTTTATGATTGATAATGCGATACACTTCCTCAGTCGTCACTCTCGCCGAGCGGTTTCATTCAGGCGGCTCGCACGTCGGGTTTTGTCAGTACATCACTTTGCCCGCCGAGACGTTGAGGTCTTGCCCAGTCATCTGGTCGGCGTCGGAGGAGCAGAGGAACGCGACCGTGTTCGCGACGTTCTCTCTGTTGACTAGTTCGTTCCGAGGGCTCTGACTCTCGGCGTCCGATCGGACCGCCTCGTAGGACCGGCCCGCCGCCTGTGCCTTCTCCTCGAAGACTCGCTGGATGCGGGGACCGTCGACCGACCCCGGACAGATCGCATTGACGTTGATGTCGTGGTCGCCGACCTCGGCCGCGAGCGTCCTCGTGAATCCGATGAGCCCCATCTTCGAGGCCGCGTACGGTGTCCGCTGTGTGAGCGGCCGCTTCCCTGTCACCGAGGCGATGTTGACAATGCGACCGTATGACTGGGTTTTCATCGATGGAAGCAGCGTCCGGCAGGTGTAGAACGCCCCCCGAAGGTTCACGTCGAGGGTATCGTCCCACTCTTTCGAGTCGATGGACTCGCACGGCGCGGTCGGTCCCGCGATGCCGGCGTTGTTGACGAGGCACTCCACGCTGCCGAACTCTTCGAGTGCGGTGTCGACAGCCGATTCGACGGATTCGAGGTCGGTAACGTTGGTCTCTATCGCGCAAGCACGCTGATTCTGGGCGTCAACGAGGTCGACGGTCTCCTGCATCTCGTCGGGGTCAAGGTCGGCGACGACGATGTCGGCCCCCCGTCGTGCCAGTTCGACGCAGATGGCTTGGCCGATACCACGGCCGCCACCGGTGACTAGGGCTGTGCTGTCTTTCTGCATACCCTCACATCCCGAACGATGATTGATAAACATTAGGGTTCCATACCGGGGCTCAGCCCCTCACACACGCATCAACGTACTACTGATCAGAAGCAGAGTAGAATCGAGTCGCACCACGGAACGGCCGTCCCAGACGCGCTCCCGGAAGAATTAACACGATGAAATGGGTGGTTTGGGGTATGCCGTACAGTGGCTACGAAGATTACTTCGACCGAAAGCTCATCATCTCCGTCGCGACGACCGGTGGACACCACGGAAAGGAGGCAAACCCGAACCTCCCGACCCAACCCGTCGAAGTGGCACAGGACGTTGCCGCCTGCGAGGAGGCAGGGGCGTCTATCGTCCACCTCCACGCCCGTGACGAACACGGTGAGAAGACGAAGTCGGTTGCTAGGTACCAAGAGCTCACGGACGCGATCGACGAGTACTGCGATGACATCATCGTCAACTTCACCACAGGCGGTGGTGGTATCTACCCGCGGGAAGAGCGCATCGCTCCGGTGCTCGAGACGGATCCACGCCCGGAGGTGGCAACCGTCGACTTGGGTCCCATCAACTTCGGCCAGACGCGGACAGCCGAGAACACGCGCGAACAGAACGAGGAGTACGCCGAGCGGATGCGTGAGGCCGGCGTCAAACCCGAACTCGAACTGTTCAACCCGGGCCACATCCCGGAAGCGGAACACCTCATCGACGAGGGCCTACTGGAGGAACCCTACTGGGCGACGGTCATCTTCGGGATGCAAAACGGGATGCCGCCCGGCCCCCGGAACTTGGAGGCGTTCGTCGACAACTTGCCCGACCCCGTCGAGTGGCAGTGCCTCGCGGTCGGCAAACACCAACTCCCGATGACGACCGCGGCCATCACGATGGGGGGTCACGTCCGCGTCGGGATGGAAGACAACGTCTACTACCGGAAAGGTGAACTCGCCGAGAGCAACGCACAACTCGTCCGCCGAACCGCTCGCATCGCGGACGAACTCGAACGGCCTGTCGCGTCCCCTGCGGAGACCCGAGAGATGCTCGGGCTCTGAATCCTGGGAGCTCCGCGAAACCCCGGAGAAGCGGTCGATTTTCCACGATATTCGGGAGGCACGAATCGTATCTCAACCGCCAACTCGTACCGAACCCTCTCTGTTCTCTGCCCAGTTCAGCTGACTTATCCTCTAAATTGAGAGGAATCCCAACCTCAGGCGGTCCAGTTCGGTGGTTTCTGGCAACCGTCGGAACTCTAACACTCGCTCGTCGCCCGAAATCGTTTGTGCAGAGGCGAATTTTATATACTCTGTGAGTATGTATCACACCCGCACGGTCTTCATTTCACGGACTGTACTTGGGGATTATCTGGCAATTCGCGACACACGAATTTTATATAGTAGCTACGGTATGTGTAACGTATGAACACCGATAATGGCGGTCGGCGGTTGCAGACCACGACGACCTCACTCGAGGTCATAGAGAAGTTACGCGAGTTGGACGGCGCTCGAGTGACGGAGCTCGCGGAGGTACTCGATCTCTCACCGAGCACTGTTCACGCACACCTCTCGACCCTCGTCGGCGCAGATTACGTCGTCAAGTCGGGGGACATCTACCACCTCAGCCTCCAGTTCCTCGGACTGGCAGACTACGTTCGCAACAGGAGAAACGCCTACAGGACCGCCGAATCGTACACCGACCAGCTCGCACAGAAAACGGAGTGTCGGGCTGTCTTCGCCGTCGAAGAGAACGGACGGGGTGTCTATATGTACACCTACTCCGGAAAACACGCCGTCTGGAAGTACTCCACCGTTGGCAAGCGGTTTTATCTTCATCAGACCGCCGCCGGAAAGGCCATCCTCTCCCGTCTCCCCGAGGAACGAGTCGTCGCCATCATCGAGGAGTGGGGACTCCCGGCGAGCACGGAGAACACCGTTACCGACCGGTCGGACCTGCTCGAGGAACTGGAAGTCGTCAAAGACCGGGGAGTCTCATTCAATAACGAGGAACAACTAGAGGGCGTGAAGGCTGTTGGCGTCCCCGTGGATGGCTCTGATGGTCGTGTCGCCGGGGCCTTCAGCGTCGCCAGTCCCGCGAATCGAATGACCGAAGATCGGTTTGAAGAGGAGATTCCGAAGATCCTCCTCGGCGTCGCCAACGAGTTCGAACTCGAGAACTCGATGTCCTGATATCGACATTACGCATCTAATACTATCATTACAACACTAATATTGTAATGAGTATCGCGTCCGAGTTATACATCCGTCTTTGCTGGTGTTACGATTTTAGTATTGTAAGTTTCAATCCACTTACGGACGGTCAAGTCTCTGGGGCGACTTCAACGACTGTACTGATCTGTATTATCTGTCTCTTGCCGGTCAACGACCAACTCACGGCGCGTCAGCTCTCAATCCAGACTTTATCAAACATATTAGATTAGACAACACCTGTCTCTGGGTGATCGATATAAACGGATGCTCATCGCTGGGACCGAGAGCGGTCACCGACAGCACCGCCAGCTGGAGTTGACACTATCCGAAGAATATACTCTGAAGTATTGATGGGAACCCGAATGGATACAAGATTGCCAGAGAGCACAATTTCATACTGGTCGATGGTAAAATCCCGGTGCGCTGTCCAGTACAACACTCAGATCCTCTTGGAAATTTTCGTTGAGCGAGGAAAACGAAGTGTTTCGCGTATTCGACGAATATATTTGTGGCACTATGTGTAGACCAACCACGACTTTTGAATACGTGATGAGAGAAACGTCTCATATCTCACGTCTTTACTCATCTGGTCTCTTGTCTTTCCGAATCTGAGTCTGCGACAATCTGTCATTGTCAATATCGGCTCGGTCCCTTCTTTCATCGACTGGTAACCGCTTTAGAGGGTAGGGGCACGTCGTGACGGCCTTCAAGGGGTTAATCGAGAAATCACCTATCCACGCAGGAGCATCGCACCAGCCATCAGTCGATGACGAACACATTCTATCTAATCTACTTTGTCTACTCTAGAGTATGAGTATCCAGTCGTCTATGAGCGTAACCGTCAGTTATAGCTCGTTCAAACGATCAGTGTTGGGCCAATGAGCGGTTGTAGACGGAGTTTGGGCATACCGTGCCACTCGACTGGTTCGGGTTGATGACCCCATCTTTCGGTGAGGGATAGCCTGTGTGCCGGAGAATCGACTCTGTTGAAACCCTTTGAGAGTTACAGGTTCGGCCGTCGTGTGATCGAATGCAGGCTCTCCCGAAGTCGTGGGTGCTCCAGTTCGTCGAACAAGCAGTTTTCCCGATGGTTCGACGATGTGCAATTTGGAGGTGAGAACTCCTGCACTGCTTTGTTGAACGCGCCGTTGCTACAGGGCGACCGTATGCATCGAGATACCCAGTCTTAGCTATTGTTCGTCGGGAGAATTGAGACTACGGAGGCTATAGAACGGCTGTGATACGCGGTTTCAATCGAATTAGGCAGCCGAAACCCCGATTTGCGGAACAGTCCGCTATGCTATCCAGTACTCTAACCCGATTCACATTTCTACGTGGGAAGCCGCGCCCTCGTTCTCCGACCCGGGGAGATTCATCTCGACCAGTACCGCAACGGCGCAGACCATCTACGCTGAGGGTTACAGTTGCAACTACCCGCCTCAGCGTGTTGCCCAGTTCAGGAAGGAGTTGGAAAGAGATATCTTAGATATAGATGGAAGACGAACAGGCCCAAGACATTCTAATCAAACCACGTGACGCAGAGTCTATACGCTTCTAAAGGGACTGGGTGGTGGTGTACGCTAATCAATTCAGGTGGACGTCATCGTCCGTCATCGATAGTGTAAGATGCTCCAGTAATAGTGGACCAATTTCCCTTACAACTATATTTTTGTAATGGAAAGTGGACGGGGCCACTGAGGGATGGTTCGGCGAAGTTCTCCGCGTCGCAACGAGAAGTTGGAGAGCAGGATTCCCAGTATAAGTATAAAACCAAATCTATTCCAGGAACTACTTCCACTCAAAAAGGAGCAGTTCCAGTATCACTGGAAACGAGCCGTGGATGGATGAACGACCTGTGAAGATAGCGACTACGCATCAGAGCGATTATACCAACCAGCCCTTGCCACCGACACCCATAGACTTATGTTGGCAGATGTGGTCAGCCTCGTTGATGGGTTCGACTTCGGATGAGATTCCAGAAGATTCTCTTGGGATACGAGAGCTCCGCTCCTGAAGGGAATACCCCAGTTTAGTCGACACAAGACTCTGATAACCATGTCATACAAAGCAGGTATAATCGGAACAGGCGGAATCGCCGGAATGGGAATCCTCGGGATGCACGACGAGGAGGCCATCGGGACAGAGAAAATCGACGCGAGTCACGCGGGGGGGTACGACAGCACGTCCGGTATCGAGTTGGTCGCGGTGGCGGATGTCGACGAAGAAAGTCTCGCCACGTTCGGTGAAGCGTGGGAAATTCCCCCCAGCAGACAGTACGTCGGCCACGAAGCGTTGCTCGCCAGCGAGGACCTCGACGTCGTCTCTATCTGTTCTCCCTCGTTTCTCCACGACCGACACACAATCGATGTGGCCCGTTCTGCGGCCGACCCGGATGTGATCTGGTGCGAAAAACCGATCGCTTCGCGGGTATCGGCGGCCGAGGAGATGGTGGACGTCTGCGAGGAGACCGACACGGAACTCGTAGTCAACCACTCGTTCCGGTTCACGAACAAACTACAGCGGTTGCAGTATCTGATACAGAACGAGAACCTGCTGGGCGAGATCAAATCCGTCAGCACGCAGTATCGGATGGAGCTGATGCGAAACTCGACGCACGTGTTGGACACGCTCGTGTACCTCCTCGACGCGCGCGCGGAGACGGTGAGTGGGTACATCACGGGCGACAATGAGGCGGTGGACACGTTGGACGCCAGCGAACCGGTCGACGACGCAGGTGGAGGCGGCCACATCGTGATGGACGACGACACGTTCGTATCGGTAGACTGTACGATACCGAGAGAGATGTCCTCGATGACGCTGAACTTTATCGGAAGCGAAGGGAAACTCTACCTCAACAACGACGACGGAGAGTGGCGCTACTGGTCGCTCGAAGACGGGGAGCACGTCAGGCAGGAACTTCCGGGAATCGACGGCGCCTGGACGTGGGAGGACGACTACAAGGGGTCGTTCATGAACGCGGCACACCACATCCAGGACCTCCTGAACGGGGAGTGCGAGAACTACTCGCCGGGTGCGGAGGCCGCCCGGTCGCTGGAAATCATCGTCGGGTTCTACCTCTCGCACTACACTGGGTCGCGGGTGGACATCCCGCTCGAACGGCCGTTGCGCGAAATCACGATTAGTTCGTGGTGACTGGTCGGCCGCGCGAAGGAGCCGCATCAGGTTGATCCTATGAGTTCTCAAGCGCGTCGGTCAGCTCTCTTCGGGAGAGACAGGACGCCCCTACGAGCCGCGTTGACCGAGGTGGAGGCTGTCAGCGGGACGGATCGCGGAAGTCAGGACCCTCGAGAGGTGTCGAGTCCCCGAAAACGACAACGTGTCTCGGGCCGCAATCAGTTCGTCACTCGGAGAAAAAGAGAGGACCGTCGAGCAGTAATGGAGCGTGATGCGGCGGACCTACTTCGCTTCGAGCCACGGCGAATCGTCGCGCTCCACGTAGCGCTCCTGACGGTCGATGTCGTCGATGCGCTCGATGTCCTCCTCGTCAAGGGCGAGGTCGACCGCGTGCAGGTTGTCACGGAGGTGCGCTTCGCTGCTGGCTTTCGGAATTACGCGGACGTTGTCCTTCGAGAGCAGCCAAGCGATCGAGACCTGTGCTTCGCTCACCTCGTGTTTCTCCGCAATCGATTCGAGCACGTCGTTCTCGAACACGTTGCCGCGTGCCAGAGGTGAGTACGCGATCAGCCAGATATCGTGTTCCTGCGCGTACTCGAGGATGTCGTCCTGATGGAGGAAGGGGTGCATCTCCATCTGAAGCGCCAGCGGCGTCTCGTCGAGCACCTCTAAGGCTTCGTCGAGCAGATTTATCGAGTAGTTGCTGAGTCCGACGTGGTCGATAACCCCGTCCTGTTTGAGTTGCTCGAAGGCAGAAAGCGTCTCTTCCGCGTCGTAGTGGAGAACCGGCCAGTGGACGTAGAGTAAGTCGAGACGCTCGACATCCATTCGTTCACAGCTCTTTTTCGCCCCCTCGATCACGCCGTCGTAGTCCAACCCGAACTTCTCCGCGTGGACTTTCGAAGCGACGACGACATCGTCGCGTTCGACGTCCGCCCGGTGGAGACCGCGACCCACGCTTTCTTCGTTTCCGTAGTAGTGGGCGGTGTCGATGTGCCGATACCCCAGTTCGAGTGCCGTCTGGACGCTGTTCGCGCACTCGTCCGGGTCGGTGTTCTGCCACGTACCGAGGCCTATCGCCGGAAAATTGCTTTCTGGTGGCTGCATCATCCCATAGGACGACGACGGGGTGTATTAGATTTTCGGACGTCGGCGTCATACGCGATGTGATGCTTTAGGAGAGACGCAACAGAGGGTTACCGCTGCCGCCGCGTGAGGAGGGATACTGCCGAGTTATCGCTATTGTGGAGAATAATTTATCATGTGTGAAGATATGTACCGTACGTATGAGCACCACACGAAACAACGGCACCGTGAAAACGGCCCGAACAACGTTCCAAATACTCGAAGAACTGAAGCGGAAGAACGGGGCGACAGTGACGGAACTCACCGAGGAGTTCGACCTCTCGAACAGCAGTATCCACAACTACCTGAGCACGCTCGAAGAGGACGGATACGTCATCAAGAACGGCACGGAGTACAAGGTCGGGCTTCGACTTCTCGACCTCGGTGGGTTCGCTCGTCGGAACCGGCACATCTACGACATCGCGAAATCGGAAGTGACGGCGCTGGCGGAGTCCACCGGCGAGATGGCGAATCTCGTCGTCGAGGAGAAGGGAAAGGGAGTGTATCTTCACCGCGCCCACGGTAACAAGGCCGTGCGGACCGACTCGTACGTCGGACAGCGGGTCCACCTCCATAACACGGCGCTGGGGAAGACAATTCTCGCGCATTTACCCGAAGAACGTGTCGATGAAATCATCGAGCACCACGGGCTTCCGCGCACGACGCCGAACACCATAACGACGCGCGATGCGTTGCTCGAAGAACTCGAGACGGTTCGCGAAGCGGGCGTCTCGTTCGATGACGAAGCCCGTGTCCAAGGGCTCCGATGCGTCGCGGTTCCGATCATCAATAACAACGACAGAGTCGAGGGCGCAATCAGCGTCTCCGGCCCTACGAGCCGGCTCCAAAACGAATACTTCACTCGGGAACTCCCCGAGGAACTGAAGAGCGCTGCCAACGTCATCGAACTGAACATTACGTACATGTGACGGGGACGTAATCCCGTATCACTCCGACGTTCGTTCGCTCTTTCGAGTGATTCGTTCGCCGGTTATTCGCGGTTCCGGGCGCTGTTCTCGCCGCGGGAACGCCCGCAGTCTCCGGCCGGTTCAAAGGCGGCCATCAGCGACGCGACCCGGGTAGAGCCGACGGACAGCCGGTGTACCCCAGCAATCTATAAGTATGAGTATCTTCAACACGGCTGTGATGCCCGTTCAGAGTAGTTTATTCGGTCGCTGCGCGACCCTCGGGTGTGCTATTAAGAGACACACACCGAGCGCGTGTACGCGCCACTGGAAGGTGATCGTCGATGTCTGAGCGCCCGGCCTCGGTCAACGACCCGATTTTCGAGTTACGCGACACGAACGTGACGTTCTCGATGAACCGGGGCACCTCGCGGGTGCTCAACGATGTCACGTTCGACGTTCGGCGCGAGGAGATCCTGGGCGTCGTCGGCGAGAGCGGCTCCGGGAAGTCGATGTTCGCCTCCTCGCTGCTCGACGCCGTCGTCGAGCCCGGAACGCTCAGCGGCGAGGTTCGCTACCGAAGCGACACCGGCGACCAAGTCAACTTACTCAACCTGAGCAAGGAGGAACTGCGCCGGCTTCGCTGGGAGGAGATTTCGATGGTGTTCCAGGGCGCCCAGAGCTCGTTCAACCCGACGATGCGGATCCGAGAGCACTTCGAACTCGTGCTTGAGGCACACGATAAGCCCGTCGACGAGGGGATCAGCCACGCCCGGGACCTCATCTCCGACCTGTACATGGACCCCGACCGAGTACTCGATTCGTATCCGCATGAACTCTCGGGCGGGATGCAACAGCGCGCGCTGATCGCGTACAGCCTCATTCTCAAGCCGAACGTACTCGTAATGGACGAGCCGACGGCGGCACTGGACCTGCTGATGCAGCAGTCGATCCTCAGCCTCCTCGAGGACCTACAGGAGACCTACGACCTGACGGTTATCTTCATCACCCACGACCTACCGCTGGTCGCGGGACTGGCCGACCGCCTGGCGGTGATGTACGCCTTCGAGTTCATCGAGTTCGGGCCCGCCGATGAGGTCCTCGAAAACCCCACCCACCCGTATACACGGGCGCTGTTGCGGTCGGTGCCCAATCTCGATGCGCCGCTGGGTGAGATGTCGCCGATCGAGGGGAGCGCACCGGACCCGGTGAACATTCCCGACGGCTGCACGTACCACCCCCGGTGTCCGCTGGCCGACGAACAGTGCGTCCGAGAGGATCCGGACTTCCACGAGGTCGGCGACGAACACGGGACCGCCTGTTTCCACTGGGAGGAGGCGGAGGAGGCGATTCCGTTCGCGAACGCGGACGAGTACGGCCGACAGGAGTTAACCGAGGGGTCCCAATCCGAAGAGCCGGTCGTCTCCATGAACGACGTCGAGGTTCACTTCGAGGACGGCGGCGGCATCCTCAACATCTTCAGCGAGTCCGATACCGTCTACGCGGTCGACGGAATCGACCTCGATATCTACGAGAACGACGTCGTGGCGCTGGTTGGGGAGTCCGGGTGTGGCAAGACGACGCTGGGAAAGACCTCCATCGGCGTCCAGCGTCCCACGGGCGGATCCGTCGAGTACCGCGACCAGAACGTGTGGGACGCCCGGGACGGGACCGGACAGGTCGAGATCCCATTCGAGGAGATTCGGCGGTCACTCCAGATCGTCCACCAAGACCCCGGGAGTTCGCTCAACCCCAATCGGAAGGTCCTCACCACCCTCGAATCCCCACTCAAACGGTGGAATCAGAAGATGGGGACGGACGAACGCCACCAGCGAATCCACGCGCTGCTCGATATCGTCGGGATGACCCCGCCCGAGGACTACGCCCAGCGGTATCCTCACCAGCTCTCGGGCGGGGAGAAACAGCGGGTCGCGCTCATCCGCGCGCTGTTGATGAACCCGGACCTGATTCTCGCCGACGAGGCCGTCTCCGCGCTGGACGTCTCGCTCAGGGTCGAGATGATGGATTTGATGCTCGAACTCCAGAATCTGTTCGACACCTCGTACCTGTTCATCAGCCACGACCTCGCGAACGCCCGGTACCTCGCCGGTAACGCTGGCGGGCGGATCGGCGTCATGTACCTCGGGCAGATCATCGAGATCGGGACCGTCGAGGAGATCCTCCGGAACCCCCAGCACCCGTATACGAAGGTGCTCATGTGGGCGACTGCGGACCTCGATTCCGGCGGCGAGAACGAGGAGCCGCCGATCCGGGGTATCGACATCCCCGACGCCAAGAACCCGCCCTCTGGCTGCCGGTTCCACACGCGGTGTCCCGAGGCCCGAGAGGTCTGCACGGAGCGGGAGCCGGAGCAGTTCGACTCCGCGGAGGGACACAGCACGGCGTGTTTCCGCGTCTGTGACGACGACCACCCCTACTGGGAGAGCGACCCGCTCCCCGGCGTGCAGGAAGACCAATGATCGCCATCGCCGACAAGGACCCGATCGACGTGTCGACGCTCCGAGAGGCGATCGACGACCTCGACCCGTCGGTCGCCGACTCAGTCCCGTCCCTCTCGACAGTCCGAGACCTCGCGACCCAGGCCAAGCAGGGGAAGTTCGACCAGGAGACAGTCGAGGCAACCCTCGACGCGATCCCGGAGTTGCTCCGTCACGAGCGGATGTCGGTCCACCGGATCGCCGCTATTTCGGGGGTCGTCCTGGCGGACGCCGGCCCCGAGACCATAGACCGGCTCCTGGCTCGGCTGCTGCCGATGCTCGAGGAGACGGTCACGGAACGGCGGACGATGGAGACCATCGAGTACCTCTCGACCGTCGCACCCGATGCCGTCGCCGAGCACGACGCGGTCGCGATGGAACGGCTCGACCACTCCAGAGACGGGGTCGCGCGGCACGCCGCGGGGATACTCCTCGCGGTCGGGACGGAGGCCCCCGAACGGCTCGTGGACGCGGTTCCGGACCTGCTCGCGGCGCTGACCGAGGACTTCGAGTCGGCCACCAACAAGCCGCTCGAGGTACAGGGCGGGGACCTGATGACACTCGAACGCCACAGCCGGATCGAACACGAGAGCAGCCGACTGATCGTCGGCCGGACGGTCGCGGCGGCCACCGAATCTCACCCCGAGGCCGTTACCGACGTCGTCCTCGATTCGGGCGCCAGCGAGCTGCTGATCGCACTCTTCGAGGACCAGCACCCGCGTGTCCGGGCCGCCG
This genomic stretch from Halogeometricum sp. S1BR25-6 harbors:
- a CDS encoding dipeptide ABC transporter ATP-binding protein encodes the protein MSERPASVNDPIFELRDTNVTFSMNRGTSRVLNDVTFDVRREEILGVVGESGSGKSMFASSLLDAVVEPGTLSGEVRYRSDTGDQVNLLNLSKEELRRLRWEEISMVFQGAQSSFNPTMRIREHFELVLEAHDKPVDEGISHARDLISDLYMDPDRVLDSYPHELSGGMQQRALIAYSLILKPNVLVMDEPTAALDLLMQQSILSLLEDLQETYDLTVIFITHDLPLVAGLADRLAVMYAFEFIEFGPADEVLENPTHPYTRALLRSVPNLDAPLGEMSPIEGSAPDPVNIPDGCTYHPRCPLADEQCVREDPDFHEVGDEHGTACFHWEEAEEAIPFANADEYGRQELTEGSQSEEPVVSMNDVEVHFEDGGGILNIFSESDTVYAVDGIDLDIYENDVVALVGESGCGKTTLGKTSIGVQRPTGGSVEYRDQNVWDARDGTGQVEIPFEEIRRSLQIVHQDPGSSLNPNRKVLTTLESPLKRWNQKMGTDERHQRIHALLDIVGMTPPEDYAQRYPHQLSGGEKQRVALIRALLMNPDLILADEAVSALDVSLRVEMMDLMLELQNLFDTSYLFISHDLANARYLAGNAGGRIGVMYLGQIIEIGTVEEILRNPQHPYTKVLMWATADLDSGGENEEPPIRGIDIPDAKNPPSGCRFHTRCPEAREVCTEREPEQFDSAEGHSTACFRVCDDDHPYWESDPLPGVQEDQ
- a CDS encoding IclR family transcriptional regulator, translated to MSTTRNNGTVKTARTTFQILEELKRKNGATVTELTEEFDLSNSSIHNYLSTLEEDGYVIKNGTEYKVGLRLLDLGGFARRNRHIYDIAKSEVTALAESTGEMANLVVEEKGKGVYLHRAHGNKAVRTDSYVGQRVHLHNTALGKTILAHLPEERVDEIIEHHGLPRTTPNTITTRDALLEELETVREAGVSFDDEARVQGLRCVAVPIINNNDRVEGAISVSGPTSRLQNEYFTRELPEELKSAANVIELNITYM
- a CDS encoding Gfo/Idh/MocA family protein, translated to MSYKAGIIGTGGIAGMGILGMHDEEAIGTEKIDASHAGGYDSTSGIELVAVADVDEESLATFGEAWEIPPSRQYVGHEALLASEDLDVVSICSPSFLHDRHTIDVARSAADPDVIWCEKPIASRVSAAEEMVDVCEETDTELVVNHSFRFTNKLQRLQYLIQNENLLGEIKSVSTQYRMELMRNSTHVLDTLVYLLDARAETVSGYITGDNEAVDTLDASEPVDDAGGGGHIVMDDDTFVSVDCTIPREMSSMTLNFIGSEGKLYLNNDDGEWRYWSLEDGEHVRQELPGIDGAWTWEDDYKGSFMNAAHHIQDLLNGECENYSPGAEAARSLEIIVGFYLSHYTGSRVDIPLERPLREITISSW
- a CDS encoding HEAT repeat domain-containing protein; translated protein: MIAIADKDPIDVSTLREAIDDLDPSVADSVPSLSTVRDLATQAKQGKFDQETVEATLDAIPELLRHERMSVHRIAAISGVVLADAGPETIDRLLARLLPMLEETVTERRTMETIEYLSTVAPDAVAEHDAVAMERLDHSRDGVARHAAGILLAVGTEAPERLVDAVPDLLAALTEDFESATNKPLEVQGGDLMTLERHSRIEHESSRLIVGRTVAAATESHPEAVTDVVLDSGASELLIALFEDQHPRVRAAATGVASHVAERDPTAFEPAIPRLIELLDDEKPVVRGNVIWTLAALDHPEAREGLRTARENDPSDELRELAASVGPSNESKPA
- a CDS encoding aldo/keto reductase, producing the protein MQPPESNFPAIGLGTWQNTDPDECANSVQTALELGYRHIDTAHYYGNEESVGRGLHRADVERDDVVVASKVHAEKFGLDYDGVIEGAKKSCERMDVERLDLLYVHWPVLHYDAEETLSAFEQLKQDGVIDHVGLSNYSINLLDEALEVLDETPLALQMEMHPFLHQDDILEYAQEHDIWLIAYSPLARGNVFENDVLESIAEKHEVSEAQVSIAWLLSKDNVRVIPKASSEAHLRDNLHAVDLALDEEDIERIDDIDRQERYVERDDSPWLEAK